The following coding sequences are from one Granulicella arctica window:
- a CDS encoding SDR family NAD(P)-dependent oxidoreductase, translating into MTQPPSSLALKGKTALVTGAAKRIGRSIALALAEAGAQVAITYRDSAAEAESTLRALAEFDADAMAIRCDLQQPQSVTETVAAVVEEFGQLDLLVNNAGAFASEALEEISVEQWDSMFATNTRGPFLMAKAAYPHLRAATGRIINIGSLGGVHPWATHAHYCTSKAALHMLSQTMAKAWAPAISVNCVAPGMIVQGEVGAAYEHFAHKTPMQRNGTAADVAAAVLFFATGPHFITGQLLAVDGGLGL; encoded by the coding sequence ATGACCCAGCCACCATCCAGCCTTGCCCTTAAGGGAAAGACCGCGTTGGTCACAGGCGCTGCCAAGCGTATTGGGCGCTCCATCGCGTTGGCGCTCGCCGAAGCAGGCGCGCAGGTCGCCATCACCTATCGCGACTCAGCCGCCGAGGCCGAATCCACGCTCCGCGCACTGGCGGAGTTCGACGCGGACGCCATGGCGATCCGCTGCGACCTGCAACAGCCCCAGAGCGTCACCGAAACGGTCGCTGCCGTCGTCGAAGAGTTCGGTCAGCTCGATCTGCTGGTCAACAACGCGGGTGCGTTTGCCTCCGAGGCGCTCGAAGAGATCTCCGTCGAGCAATGGGACTCCATGTTCGCGACCAACACGCGCGGTCCGTTCCTGATGGCGAAGGCGGCGTATCCGCATCTACGGGCGGCGACGGGCCGCATCATCAATATCGGCTCGCTGGGCGGAGTTCATCCCTGGGCCACGCACGCTCACTACTGCACCTCAAAGGCCGCGCTGCACATGCTCTCGCAGACGATGGCCAAGGCGTGGGCTCCGGCGATTAGCGTCAACTGTGTGGCTCCCGGCATGATCGTGCAGGGAGAGGTCGGCGCGGCCTATGAGCACTTCGCCCACAAGACCCCGATGCAGCGCAACGGAACCGCCGCGGACGTCGCCGCGGCAGTCCTGTTCTTCGCCACCGGACCACACTTCATCACTGGCCAGCTCCTCGCCGTGGATGGCGGCCTCGGCCTCTAA
- a CDS encoding TonB-dependent receptor produces MSSFLRRSAAPVLSRLVLHMALRIIAPLSVVSMVTLSAHAVIVRGTVTDPLGAVVPLAKVQLIQGRKSVAFAISGRDGSFEILSDASGRFILLTTANTFSVNIGQDFHGGRTEDISRNVTLDPAAIAEQVTVTATGTPTPLQQISSAVTLIPTGNLETRVGLTDELRYAPGVGVVQTGQVGGVTSLFIRGGNSDANKVLIDGIPAEDVGGSFDYGPVSRTGLGSTFNQGTAIELYRGPDSVLYGSDAAAGVVNLATTRGSSLRPVFNYSGDAGNFHTYRDEVNLSGAFRRLDYFTAFSRFDTSNSIPLDRFHAATSVANIGYDLFANTQLRFTLRNTDSGTGLPNAHDFYGVSQDGKQADQDLYSGITLENRVAGNWHNLVRYGIARKREQADYYGDSGALLDGPYGPAYYGNLVTFTGANGYSATGQAQFFSTNRDQASNRDELYYQTDYLFPHRIFALFGFRYENERGVFNEPAFGESEQIQRTNFQYTLQFQGDIKNRFFYSAGGAVEKNHLYGIAGTPRLGVAYYAVRPSERKFHGTKIYANVATGVQEPSLATEFSSLFTELQQAGDTTDIAAFHITPLGPERSRTFDIGVDQNILGHKLIFKAGFFHNQFSHQLEYVASGDLQTYFGITPTNDEFFYGAELNSLAFRADGLESDLQYQPFSHLFLRGGYTYLDTVVSQSFASDATAAREGIATTNPNIPGIAIGGSSPLVGARPFRRPPHSGFFAVQYTGSSFSAAFKGALASRSDDSTFLGGLDTTENGNTLLLPNRDLDYGFAKLDANFTYRATSHVSVFTQFDNLLNQQHIGPIGYPSLPFTFRSGLKIRLGGE; encoded by the coding sequence ATGTCATCCTTTCTACGCCGCTCAGCGGCACCGGTTCTATCCCGTCTTGTCTTGCATATGGCCCTGCGCATCATCGCGCCGCTTTCTGTTGTCTCGATGGTGACGCTCTCTGCTCACGCTGTCATCGTACGCGGCACCGTCACCGATCCTCTCGGCGCTGTCGTTCCCCTGGCGAAGGTTCAGCTCATTCAGGGCAGGAAGTCCGTCGCCTTCGCCATCAGCGGTCGGGACGGCTCCTTTGAGATACTCTCCGACGCCTCTGGCCGTTTCATCCTGCTCACCACGGCCAATACCTTCTCGGTCAACATCGGCCAGGACTTCCACGGCGGCCGCACCGAGGACATCAGCCGCAACGTCACGCTCGATCCAGCCGCCATCGCCGAACAGGTCACCGTCACTGCCACCGGAACCCCCACGCCGCTCCAGCAGATCAGCTCTGCTGTCACCCTCATTCCAACGGGTAACCTCGAAACCCGCGTCGGCCTCACCGATGAGCTGCGCTACGCGCCCGGCGTCGGTGTCGTCCAGACCGGACAGGTCGGTGGCGTCACCTCACTCTTCATCCGCGGCGGCAACTCCGATGCGAACAAGGTCCTCATCGACGGCATCCCGGCCGAGGACGTCGGTGGTTCGTTCGACTACGGTCCCGTCTCGAGGACCGGCCTCGGCAGCACCTTCAACCAGGGAACGGCGATCGAGCTCTACCGCGGTCCCGACTCCGTCCTCTACGGCTCGGACGCCGCAGCAGGTGTCGTCAACCTCGCCACCACGCGCGGCAGCTCGCTGCGCCCCGTCTTCAACTACTCGGGCGACGCCGGAAACTTCCACACCTATCGCGACGAGGTCAACCTGAGCGGCGCCTTCCGCAGGCTCGACTACTTCACAGCCTTCTCGCGCTTCGATACCTCGAACTCCATCCCGCTCGACCGCTTCCACGCCGCAACCTCGGTCGCCAACATCGGGTATGACCTCTTCGCCAACACGCAGCTTCGCTTCACCCTGCGCAATACCGATTCCGGCACCGGACTGCCCAATGCACACGACTTCTACGGCGTCTCGCAGGATGGCAAACAGGCTGATCAGGACCTCTACTCCGGCATCACGCTCGAGAATCGTGTGGCAGGGAACTGGCACAACCTCGTCCGTTACGGCATTGCCCGCAAACGCGAACAGGCAGACTATTATGGCGACTCCGGAGCCCTTCTTGACGGTCCTTACGGACCCGCCTACTACGGCAATCTTGTGACCTTTACCGGGGCAAATGGCTACAGCGCCACCGGGCAGGCACAGTTCTTCAGCACCAACCGCGATCAAGCCTCCAACCGCGACGAGCTTTACTACCAGACCGACTATCTCTTCCCACATCGCATCTTCGCACTCTTCGGCTTCCGCTACGAAAATGAGCGTGGCGTCTTCAACGAGCCTGCCTTCGGGGAGAGCGAGCAGATCCAGCGCACCAACTTCCAGTACACCCTGCAGTTCCAGGGCGACATCAAGAACCGCTTCTTCTACTCCGCCGGTGGCGCGGTCGAAAAGAACCACCTCTACGGGATCGCCGGAACCCCGCGCCTCGGCGTGGCCTACTACGCGGTTCGTCCGAGCGAACGTAAGTTCCACGGCACCAAGATCTACGCAAACGTCGCAACCGGTGTGCAGGAGCCCAGTCTTGCCACCGAGTTCTCCAGCCTCTTCACGGAGCTCCAGCAGGCCGGCGACACCACGGACATCGCTGCCTTCCACATCACCCCTCTCGGACCCGAGCGTTCCCGCACCTTCGACATCGGCGTCGACCAGAACATTCTCGGCCATAAGCTGATCTTCAAGGCGGGCTTCTTTCACAACCAGTTCTCGCACCAGTTGGAGTACGTCGCGTCGGGCGACCTCCAGACCTACTTCGGCATCACCCCGACGAACGACGAGTTCTTCTACGGGGCCGAGCTCAACTCGCTCGCCTTCCGCGCCGATGGCCTCGAGAGCGATCTCCAGTACCAACCCTTCAGCCATCTCTTCCTGCGCGGCGGCTATACCTACCTCGACACCGTCGTCAGCCAGTCTTTTGCCTCCGATGCGACGGCAGCCCGGGAGGGCATCGCCACCACCAACCCGAACATCCCCGGCATCGCCATCGGTGGTTCGTCGCCGCTGGTCGGCGCACGCCCCTTCCGCCGCCCTCCGCACAGCGGCTTCTTCGCCGTACAGTACACCGGGTCGAGCTTCTCCGCTGCCTTCAAGGGCGCACTTGCCAGCCGGTCGGACGACTCCACCTTCCTCGGCGGACTCGACACCACGGAGAACGGCAACACGCTCCTGCTGCCCAATCGCGACCTCGACTACGGCTTCGCGAAGCTCGATGCCAACTTCACCTATCGCGCCACCAGTCACGTCAGCGTCTTCACACAGTTCGATAACCTCCTCAACCAGCAGCACATCGGCCCGATCGGCTATCCCAGCCTGCCATTCACCTTCCGCAGCGGCCTGAAGATCCGCCTTGGCGGCGAGTAA
- a CDS encoding carboxypeptidase regulatory-like domain-containing protein, which yields MVLRKAVGLSLVLCAGVLLTASLPVFGQDETTAPVPTTRHGRKYKAPVTTSHIVVTVVKGFNGKPIPNAAVVFHSTKDGKDEGNLEVKTDPDGKAIIDVIPTGSSLQVQVIANGFATFGQDYTVDTATKEIAVSMIRPRAQVSTYTDNAGQPSQRKPGVQEPNQPKTTPAPAPSTTTPPQQ from the coding sequence ATGGTTCTTCGTAAGGCTGTTGGTCTGTCGCTCGTCCTCTGCGCTGGTGTCTTGCTTACGGCTTCTCTCCCGGTCTTTGGCCAGGATGAGACCACCGCTCCCGTTCCCACCACCCGTCATGGACGGAAATACAAGGCTCCGGTTACGACCTCCCACATCGTGGTGACGGTGGTGAAAGGCTTCAACGGTAAGCCGATTCCGAATGCAGCGGTCGTCTTCCATTCCACCAAGGATGGCAAGGACGAGGGCAACCTCGAGGTCAAGACCGACCCCGACGGCAAGGCGATCATCGACGTCATTCCTACGGGGAGCAGCCTGCAGGTACAGGTCATCGCAAACGGCTTCGCTACCTTCGGCCAAGACTATACCGTAGATACGGCGACGAAGGAGATTGCGGTCTCCATGATTCGTCCGCGCGCGCAGGTATCCACCTACACGGATAACGCTGGCCAGCCCTCGCAGCGAAAGCCGGGTGTGCAAGAGCCCAACCAGCCGAAGACGACGCCCGCTCCCGCGCCGTCAACCACCACGCCTCCGCAGCAATAA
- a CDS encoding tetratricopeptide repeat protein codes for MEQEAQSAQAIVILQPLIDSGSLNAALTGKAWNIIGLAYQDQGNLVSARNAYEQSIHILKPLPDEIKDYAVALDDLGGFYLDSGQIELAGTIRIKALHLYEKLNDHEGVTIACSNLAGVAFAQKRVRDGRRYLERALQEAKVASGLDDDDLAALSSMQGWLAQFDGDMPGSVSAYRHAINLWRKSHGEDHPMTGWGYMLIGKAHAEAGLSAMALTEMQHGLTILDHMLGQRNPRFLAAEIAYSHVLDQTGAHVDATRLRTTAEQALNGFYNSQCVGCTASAAIFR; via the coding sequence TTGGAACAAGAAGCCCAATCCGCGCAAGCAATCGTTATTCTCCAGCCACTTATCGACTCTGGATCGCTCAACGCGGCCTTGACAGGCAAAGCCTGGAACATTATTGGCCTAGCCTACCAAGATCAGGGAAACTTGGTTTCAGCTCGGAATGCCTATGAGCAATCGATTCACATATTGAAGCCATTGCCCGACGAGATCAAGGACTATGCGGTGGCTTTGGACGATCTTGGAGGGTTCTATCTTGACTCAGGGCAAATTGAGCTGGCAGGCACAATACGAATAAAAGCTCTTCATCTTTACGAAAAGCTCAATGACCACGAAGGCGTAACAATCGCATGCAGCAATCTCGCCGGAGTTGCATTTGCTCAAAAGCGAGTTCGTGACGGCAGGAGATATTTGGAGAGAGCGCTGCAAGAAGCAAAGGTGGCAAGCGGACTTGACGACGATGATCTTGCAGCGCTCTCCTCCATGCAAGGGTGGCTGGCACAGTTCGACGGCGATATGCCCGGATCTGTTTCGGCATATCGACACGCGATCAATCTATGGCGAAAGAGTCATGGAGAGGATCATCCCATGACAGGATGGGGTTACATGCTGATAGGGAAAGCACATGCAGAAGCTGGTTTGTCTGCGATGGCGCTCACTGAGATGCAGCATGGCCTCACGATCCTCGATCACATGTTGGGGCAAAGGAATCCCCGGTTCCTGGCAGCCGAAATCGCCTATTCGCATGTCCTCGATCAGACTGGAGCACACGTCGATGCGACTCGGCTGAGAACGACCGCGGAACAGGCGTTGAACGGCTTCTACAACAGCCAGTGCGTCGGCTGTACAGCGAGTGCAGCTATATTTCGCTGA
- a CDS encoding tyrosine-protein phosphatase, translated as MIDLHHHLLPGLDDGSKSMENSVAMAKLAVADGITHVVCTPHANGQYVYDPSVNEAKITELRRLLAQENVPLTLGMGCDFHLSYDNIQDAKENPTRYAINGLGYVLVEIPDYGLPRGLTEIFYELQLVGLTPILTHPERNPTLQADMKRIEEWLRGGVLIQVTGDSVRGSMGRSAERIAHLLLANRWVHFLATDAHNTSSRPPRLSEARAIVAKKYGAEYAELLCETNPWAVYQGDALPVQEVPRNLYEDREEKSWFQKLTGKLTGK; from the coding sequence ATGATTGATCTTCATCACCATCTTCTCCCCGGCCTGGATGACGGTTCCAAAAGCATGGAAAACTCAGTTGCCATGGCGAAGCTGGCCGTTGCGGACGGTATTACGCACGTCGTCTGTACGCCGCACGCCAATGGCCAGTATGTCTATGATCCGTCTGTCAATGAAGCCAAAATCACGGAGCTGCGTCGGCTGCTGGCGCAGGAGAACGTGCCGCTGACGCTCGGCATGGGCTGCGACTTTCACCTCTCCTACGACAACATCCAGGACGCGAAAGAGAATCCCACACGGTACGCGATCAACGGTCTGGGGTATGTGCTGGTGGAGATCCCCGACTACGGCCTGCCGCGTGGACTGACGGAGATCTTCTACGAACTACAGCTTGTGGGGCTTACGCCGATCCTAACGCACCCGGAGCGCAACCCTACGCTGCAAGCCGATATGAAGCGGATCGAGGAGTGGCTGCGCGGTGGCGTGCTGATCCAGGTGACCGGTGACTCCGTACGCGGCAGCATGGGCAGGAGCGCCGAACGGATCGCGCACCTGCTGCTGGCGAATCGCTGGGTCCACTTTTTGGCGACCGATGCGCATAATACCTCGTCCAGGCCGCCGCGGCTGAGTGAGGCTCGCGCCATCGTCGCGAAGAAGTATGGAGCGGAGTATGCCGAGCTTCTCTGCGAGACGAACCCGTGGGCCGTCTATCAGGGCGATGCGCTGCCCGTACAGGAAGTGCCGCGGAACCTCTATGAAGATCGCGAAGAGAAGAGCTGGTTTCAGAAGCTTACTGGAAAACTAACCGGAAAATAG
- a CDS encoding AI-2E family transporter, protein MDMRTNSSLDTIKTAGSALLNWWRAVTLDALIVGVLWFIGLELIHVPFAPAWAVLGGLLQIIPTFGGMIALIGPVLSVAFSGHDEWRLGLVLGLYGVIVILEGLVIGPYVLHRTTKVPWWAAFLGPIVLGILIPFWGVLLAPPLLAVVFAFKRSKEPRPQAPSL, encoded by the coding sequence ATGGACATGAGAACCAACTCGTCGCTCGACACCATCAAAACCGCAGGCAGCGCCCTCCTCAACTGGTGGCGTGCCGTTACGCTCGATGCACTCATCGTCGGCGTACTTTGGTTCATCGGACTGGAGCTGATCCACGTTCCCTTCGCCCCGGCGTGGGCCGTGCTGGGTGGTCTCCTGCAGATCATTCCTACCTTCGGCGGCATGATTGCACTGATAGGCCCTGTCCTCTCCGTCGCCTTCAGCGGACACGACGAGTGGCGGCTCGGCCTCGTCCTTGGTCTCTACGGCGTCATCGTCATTCTGGAGGGCCTCGTCATCGGCCCATACGTGCTGCATCGCACGACTAAGGTCCCGTGGTGGGCAGCGTTCCTCGGCCCCATCGTGCTCGGCATCCTCATCCCGTTTTGGGGAGTCCTGCTCGCACCGCCGCTGCTTGCCGTTGTCTTCGCCTTCAAGCGAAGCAAGGAGCCTCGCCCTCAGGCCCCCAGCTTGTAA
- a CDS encoding alpha-amylase domain-containing protein — translation MAVMMQAFYWDAPKHDNKEHEWWNFVAEKVEDLHKAGFNALWLPPVSKAASNTSMGYDPYDYFDLGDFDQKGGVKTWYGNSAELKALIAKAHENGIGLYADMVINHNSGADEEETNPLDGQKRWTKFNPKSGRFPRDWNCFHPSRYEQVMLDGENFAGFPHLCHRNPVVYTELFNYSRMLIEELGFDGFRFDFVKGFGAWMIGILSKYRYVKDGKEFQPWVVGEYWSGQDDIDAWIEKVNSYTDNQISAFDFPLRYQLKKVCDEPNYDLRNLTYGESVVMKRPQHAATFVDNHDMGDDMIVNDKLMAYSFILVHEGYPSIFWYDYYNNGLARPLTPNGIDALIQAHHKYAGGDSQILHADPDLYVMQRVGYKDDATDQPGLVYVLNNLGDQWSGTSVKTKWPNQRFIPIAWDGKNAPQPDERTTDADGNAEFPAPPRGYCIYVPA, via the coding sequence ATGGCAGTGATGATGCAGGCGTTTTACTGGGACGCACCGAAGCACGACAACAAGGAGCATGAGTGGTGGAACTTCGTCGCCGAAAAGGTAGAGGACCTTCACAAGGCTGGCTTCAACGCGCTGTGGCTGCCGCCGGTCTCGAAGGCGGCCAGCAACACCTCCATGGGATATGACCCGTATGACTACTTCGACCTGGGTGACTTCGATCAGAAGGGCGGCGTGAAGACTTGGTATGGGAACTCCGCCGAGCTGAAGGCGCTGATCGCCAAGGCTCATGAGAACGGGATAGGCCTGTATGCCGACATGGTCATCAATCACAACTCCGGCGCGGACGAGGAAGAGACCAATCCGCTCGACGGACAGAAGCGTTGGACGAAGTTCAATCCCAAGAGCGGCCGCTTTCCGCGCGACTGGAACTGCTTTCATCCGAGCCGCTACGAACAGGTAATGCTCGATGGCGAGAACTTTGCCGGCTTTCCGCATCTCTGCCATCGCAACCCGGTGGTGTACACGGAGCTGTTCAATTACTCGCGCATGCTGATCGAGGAGCTTGGCTTTGACGGCTTCCGCTTCGACTTCGTCAAGGGTTTCGGTGCCTGGATGATTGGCATTCTGTCGAAGTACCGCTATGTCAAGGATGGCAAGGAGTTTCAGCCCTGGGTGGTCGGCGAGTACTGGTCCGGGCAGGACGATATCGACGCATGGATCGAGAAGGTGAACAGCTACACGGATAACCAGATCTCCGCTTTTGACTTTCCGCTTCGCTACCAGCTCAAGAAGGTATGTGACGAGCCCAACTACGATCTTCGCAATCTCACCTATGGCGAGTCCGTCGTGATGAAGCGGCCGCAGCATGCGGCGACCTTTGTCGACAACCACGACATGGGCGACGACATGATCGTGAACGACAAGCTGATGGCTTACTCGTTCATCCTGGTGCACGAGGGCTACCCCAGCATCTTCTGGTACGACTACTACAATAACGGGCTGGCGCGGCCACTGACGCCGAACGGAATCGACGCGCTCATCCAAGCGCACCATAAATATGCAGGCGGCGACTCACAGATTCTTCACGCCGATCCGGACCTGTACGTGATGCAGCGGGTGGGGTACAAGGACGACGCGACCGATCAACCGGGGCTGGTCTATGTGTTGAACAACCTCGGCGATCAGTGGTCGGGGACCTCGGTGAAGACAAAATGGCCCAACCAGAGGTTTATCCCGATTGCGTGGGACGGAAAGAACGCGCCGCAGCCCGACGAGCGCACCACGGACGCCGATGGCAATGCCGAATTCCCTGCTCCTCCGCGTGGGTATTGCATCTACGTTCCGGCATAA
- the purQ gene encoding phosphoribosylformylglycinamidine synthase subunit PurQ — MKFGVLVFPGSNCDHDTHHVIDALVEQPVTYLWHASEDLEGCDAILVPGGFAYGDYLRTGAIAKFAPVMQSVAKFAKSGGLVLGICNGFQILCEAGLLPGALMRNAHQRYICKQVHLRTETVDSPFTHGLTAGQVLQMPIGHMEGNYFCDDATLQALRSQDRIAFRYASETGVVDAAANPNGSLENIAGVLNEGRNVLGMMPHPDRSSEGLLGSADGLRLFQSMAQSLTTAIK, encoded by the coding sequence ATGAAATTTGGCGTTCTGGTATTTCCCGGCTCGAACTGCGACCACGACACGCACCACGTCATCGACGCTCTGGTGGAGCAACCGGTCACGTATCTGTGGCATGCGTCTGAGGATCTTGAGGGGTGCGATGCGATTCTTGTGCCCGGCGGCTTTGCGTATGGCGACTACCTGCGGACGGGTGCGATTGCGAAGTTCGCTCCAGTGATGCAGTCGGTCGCGAAGTTCGCGAAGAGCGGCGGCCTGGTGCTTGGCATCTGCAACGGCTTTCAGATTCTGTGCGAGGCGGGCTTGCTGCCGGGTGCGCTGATGCGTAACGCTCACCAGCGTTACATCTGCAAGCAGGTACATCTGCGGACGGAGACGGTCGACTCGCCGTTCACGCATGGCCTGACTGCGGGTCAGGTGCTCCAGATGCCCATTGGGCACATGGAGGGGAACTACTTCTGCGACGACGCTACCTTGCAGGCTCTGCGGTCGCAGGACAGGATCGCCTTCCGGTATGCCAGCGAAACAGGTGTTGTCGATGCTGCCGCCAACCCGAACGGTTCGCTTGAGAACATCGCCGGGGTGCTGAATGAGGGGCGCAACGTGCTTGGGATGATGCCGCATCCGGACCGCTCGAGCGAAGGGCTGCTCGGTTCGGCGGATGGCCTTCGTCTCTTTCAATCGATGGCGCAGTCTTTGACGACTGCCATTAAGTAA
- the groL gene encoding chaperonin GroEL (60 kDa chaperone family; promotes refolding of misfolded polypeptides especially under stressful conditions; forms two stacked rings of heptamers to form a barrel-shaped 14mer; ends can be capped by GroES; misfolded proteins enter the barrel where they are refolded when GroES binds), whose protein sequence is MAKQILHGEDSRQAILRGVNILADAVKVTLGPKGRNVVIEKKFGSPTITKDGVTVAKEIELANPIENVGAQLVKEVASKTSDIAGDGTTTATVLAQAIFREGVKTVAAGANPAALKRGIDKAVEAIIGKRDEHGVVIGGALSKLSKPVSGDMIAQVGTISANSDHQIGEIIAAAMKTVGKDGVITVEESRTMETQLETVEGMQFDRGYLSPYFVTDAERMEVSLENPYILIYEKKISSMKDLLPLLEQIARTAKPLVIIAEDVDGEALATLVVNKLRGTLNVAAVKAPGFGDRRKAMLEDIAVLTGGKAITEDLGIKLEGVKIEDLGTAKRVTIDKDNTTIVDGGGDGSKLEGRVKEIRAQVEKTTSDYDREKLQERLAKLVGGVAVIKVGAATETEMKEKKARVEDAMHATRAAVEEGIVPGGGVALIRTTSAVDELIKTLEGDEKIGASIIRRAIEEPLRTIVSNAGEEGAVVIGKIHESKDPNFGYNAGTGVYEDLVAAGVIDPTKVTRTALQNAASISGLLLTTEAIIAEIPEKKEAAGGGHQHGGGGMDGMY, encoded by the coding sequence ATGGCAAAGCAGATTCTGCACGGAGAAGATTCACGTCAGGCTATCCTGCGTGGCGTCAATATTTTGGCGGACGCAGTTAAAGTGACGCTTGGCCCCAAGGGCCGCAACGTCGTTATCGAGAAGAAGTTTGGCTCGCCGACCATCACCAAGGACGGTGTCACGGTCGCCAAGGAGATCGAGCTCGCAAACCCGATCGAGAACGTCGGCGCACAGCTCGTCAAGGAAGTTGCTTCGAAGACCTCGGACATCGCCGGCGACGGAACCACCACCGCCACGGTGCTTGCCCAGGCCATCTTCCGTGAGGGCGTCAAGACGGTTGCGGCGGGTGCAAACCCGGCTGCGCTGAAGCGCGGTATCGACAAGGCTGTCGAGGCCATCATCGGCAAGCGCGATGAGCATGGCGTCGTCATCGGCGGAGCTCTCAGCAAGCTGTCGAAGCCTGTCTCGGGCGACATGATTGCTCAGGTCGGCACGATCTCGGCCAACTCGGACCACCAGATCGGCGAGATCATCGCGGCTGCGATGAAGACCGTCGGCAAGGATGGCGTCATCACCGTCGAGGAGTCCCGCACGATGGAGACGCAGCTCGAGACGGTTGAGGGCATGCAGTTCGACCGCGGCTACCTGAGCCCGTACTTCGTCACCGATGCGGAGCGGATGGAAGTCTCGCTCGAGAACCCCTACATCCTTATCTATGAGAAGAAGATCTCCTCGATGAAGGATCTGCTTCCCCTGCTCGAGCAGATTGCCCGCACCGCGAAGCCGCTCGTCATCATCGCTGAGGATGTCGACGGTGAGGCGCTCGCGACTCTCGTAGTCAACAAGCTGCGTGGCACGCTGAACGTTGCTGCTGTGAAGGCACCTGGCTTCGGCGATCGTCGCAAGGCGATGCTTGAGGACATTGCAGTCCTCACCGGCGGCAAGGCGATCACTGAGGACCTCGGCATCAAGCTCGAGGGCGTCAAGATCGAGGATCTCGGCACTGCCAAGCGCGTCACCATCGACAAGGACAACACCACCATCGTCGACGGTGGCGGAGATGGATCCAAGCTCGAGGGCCGCGTGAAGGAGATTCGCGCTCAGGTCGAGAAGACCACCTCCGACTACGATCGCGAGAAGCTCCAGGAGCGTCTTGCGAAGCTGGTTGGCGGCGTCGCCGTCATCAAGGTCGGTGCAGCTACCGAGACTGAGATGAAGGAGAAGAAGGCCCGTGTCGAGGATGCGATGCATGCAACCCGTGCGGCTGTCGAGGAAGGTATCGTCCCGGGCGGCGGTGTGGCGTTGATTCGCACCACCTCGGCTGTCGATGAGCTGATCAAGACCCTCGAGGGCGACGAGAAGATCGGTGCATCGATCATCCGCCGCGCTATCGAAGAGCCGCTTCGCACGATCGTCTCGAACGCAGGAGAAGAGGGTGCAGTTGTCATCGGCAAGATCCACGAATCGAAGGACCCCAACTTCGGCTACAACGCCGGAACGGGCGTCTACGAGGACCTGGTAGCTGCCGGTGTCATCGATCCGACCAAGGTAACCCGGACGGCGTTGCAGAATGCTGCATCGATCTCCGGCTTGCTGCTGACCACCGAAGCCATCATCGCCGAGATTCCGGAGAAGAAGGAAGCGGCGGGCGGCGGTCACCAGCACGGTGGCGGCGGCATGGACGGCATGTACTAG
- a CDS encoding co-chaperone GroES codes for MATASFTPLHDRILVRRVEEGESIRGGIIIPDSAKEKPQQGEVISVGKGKSNDEGKVFPLDVKAGDNILFGKYSGTEIKLDGEEFLIMREEEVLGILKK; via the coding sequence ATGGCAACAGCATCGTTCACACCGCTTCACGACCGCATCCTGGTTCGCCGGGTCGAAGAAGGCGAAAGCATTCGCGGCGGCATCATCATCCCGGACTCCGCTAAAGAGAAGCCCCAGCAGGGCGAAGTGATCTCCGTCGGCAAGGGCAAGTCGAACGACGAAGGCAAGGTCTTCCCGCTCGATGTGAAGGCTGGCGACAACATTCTCTTCGGTAAGTACTCCGGCACCGAGATCAAGCTCGATGGCGAAGAGTTCCTCATCATGCGCGAAGAAGAAGTCCTCGGCATCCTCAAGAAGTAG